From the Musa acuminata AAA Group cultivar baxijiao chromosome BXJ3-7, Cavendish_Baxijiao_AAA, whole genome shotgun sequence genome, one window contains:
- the LOC135642079 gene encoding L-ascorbate oxidase-like, with protein MVSLLYVSCIISLLLQAGLASKTRHFKWEVGYMYASPDCEEKILLGINGQFPGPTIRAKAGDTIHVELKNALHTEGVVIHWHGIRQYGTPWADGTASISQCAINPEETYVYRFQVDKAGTYFYHGHYGMQRAAGLYGSLIVEVADGEEEPFHYDGEFNLLLSDWYHQSIYDQMVGLSSKPFRWIGEPQSLLINGRGQYNCSLAAHLMEGSSTCKLTSKDCAPVVLRVLPGKTYRLRVTSTTSLSSLNLAIGNHKMMVVEADGNYVEPFIVDDMDVYSGESYSVLVNTDQNPSSNYWLSVGVRGRKPNTQPALAIINYQPNSPSKLPESSPPVTPEWNDYNHSKSFSRKILARQGTPKPPLYAEQKIALLNTQNKINGYIKWSINNVSLALPPTPYLGSMRYHLKNAFDPSKPPDNFPSDYDVMKPPKNPNSTQSSNAYVIQFNSTVDVILQNANALADNVSEIHPWHLHGHDFWVLGYGDERFEEKDASQFNLKNPPLRNTVVIFPYGWTAIRFVADNPGVWAFHCHIEPHLHMGMGVIFAEGVDHVRRIPKDAITCGMTAKKLMNNGLP; from the exons ATGGTCTCGCTTTTGTACGTCTCTTGTATCATCTCACTCCTGCTGCAGGCTGGCTTGGCTTCAAAGACCAGGCATTTCAAGTGGGAGGTGGGTTACATGTATGCGTCGCCGGACTGCGAGGAGAAGATTCTACTTGGGATCAACGGCCAGTTCCCTGGACCGACCATCCGCGCCAAGGCCGGCGACACCATCCATGTCGAGCTGAAGAACGCCCTTCACACCGAGGGAGTTGTCATCCACTGGCATGGCATCAGACAG TATGGAACACCATGGGCTGATGGAACAGCTTCCATCTCACAGTGCGCCATCAATCCTGAAGAGACTTATGTTTACAGATTTCAGGTCGATAAG GCAGGAACATATTTCTATCACGGGCATTACGGGATGCAGAGGGCGGCAGGGCTGTACGGGTCTTTGATAGTGGAAGTGGCCGACGGGGAGGAGGAGCCCTTCCACTACGACGGAGAGTTCAACCTATTGTTGAGCGACTGGTATCACCAGAGCATATATGACCAAATGGTGGGACTCTCTTCCAAACCCTTTCGATGGATTGGAGAACCCCAG TCACTGTTGATCAATGGGAGGGGGCAGTACAACTGCTCGCTGGCCGCACATCTGATGGAGGGATCAAGCACATGCAAGTTAACAAGCAAAGATTGTGCACCAGTTGTGCTCCGTGTGCTTCCAGGCAAGACATATAGGCTGAGAGTTACAAGCACCACCTCGCTGTCATCTCTCAATCTGGCCATTGGC AATCACAAGATGATGGTGGTGGAAGCAGATGGCAACTATGTTGAACCATTCATTGTCGATGATATGGACGTATATTCAGGTGAAAGCTACTCAGTACTCGTCAACACAGACCAGAATCCATCATCAAACTATTGGCTTTCTGTTGGTGTCAGGGGAAGGAAACCCAATACCCAACCTGCTTTAGCTATCATAAATTACCAACCTAATTCCCCATCTAAGTTACCTGAATCTAGTCCTCCAGTTACGCCCGAATGGAATGACTATAACCACAGCAAGTCATTCTCTAGAAAAATCCTAGCCCGACAAGGCACACCAAAGCCCCCATTATATGCTGAACAGAAGATTGCCCTGCTCAACACACAAAACAAAATCAATGGTTATATCAAATGGTCTATCAACAACGTCTCATTAGCTCTTCCTCCCACTCCTTATTTAGGGTCCATGAGATATCATTTGAAGAATGCATTTGATCCTAGCAAGCCACCTGATAACTTCCCCTCAGATTATGATGTGATGAAACCTCCTAAAAATCCTAATTCGACACAAAGTAGTAATGCATATGTGATCCAGTTTAACAGCACAGTTGATGTAATTCTTCAAAATGCAAATGCCCTCGCTGACAATGTCAGCGAAATACATCCATGGCACTTGCATGGGCATGATTTCTGGGTGCTAGGATATGGGGATGAAAGGTTTGAAGAGAAGGATGCGTCGCAGTTTAATCTAAAGAATCCTCCACTCAGAAACACAGTAGTGATCTTTCCTTATGGTTGGACAGCAATAAGGTTTGTAGCAGACAATCCTGGAGTTTGGGCATTTCATTGCCATATAGAACCACATTTACACATGGGCATGGGTGTAATCTTTGCTGAAGGTGTTGACCATGTAAGAAGGATACCAAAAGATGCTATAACTTGTGGGATGACGGCAAAGAAGTTAATGAACAACGGCCTCCCATAG
- the LOC135643523 gene encoding NDR1/HIN1-like protein 6, producing MADRVYPSAKPNPQPPSANNSGGGGRPPSFPPSKGQTYGATRQAYRPQPRKLPPPPRRRRGCCCSCCLWLSLIIVAFVFLAAIAAGIFYVIYRPRRPTFEVDGLRFSAFDVSGAGQLTSRLELNLTAFNPNRKIVYLYDAASISVFSGGVDVGDGSFPAFIQEAKNATLLAAALSAPGGQTLDSTAVSDLKKKTRLPLEIDVDTKVGVKMGGWKTKKMRIQVRCEGIDVGVPKGKAAPAVSSPTAACKVKLRVKIWKWTIP from the coding sequence ATGGCGGACCGAGTCTACCCTTCCGCGAAGCCTAACCCGCAACCTCCCAGCGCCAACAACAGTGGCGGCGGAGGGAGGCCGCCCTCCTTCCCGCCATCCAAGGGCCAGACGTACGGTGCCACCCGCCAGGCCTACCGCCCGCAGCCCCGAAAGCTGCCGCCGCCGCCCCGCCGCCGCCGGggctgctgctgctcctgctgCCTCTGGCTCTCCCTCATCATCGTCGCCTTCGTCTTCCTCGCCGCCATTGCCGCCGGCATCTTTTACGTCATCTACCGCCCCCGCCGCCCAACCTTCGAGGTAGACGGCCTCCGATTCTCCGCCTTCGACGTCTCCGGCGCCGGCCAGCTCACCTCCCGCCTCGAACTCAACCTCACCGCCTTCAACCCCAACCGCAAGATCGTCTACCTCTACGACGCGGCCTCCATCTCCGTCTTCTCCGGCGGGGTCGACGTCGGCGACGGGTCCTTCCCCGCCTTCATCCAGGAAGCGAAGAACGCCACCCTACTCGCCGCGGCGCTGTCGGCCCCCGGCGGCCAGACGCTGGACTCGACGGCCGTGTCGGATCTGAAAAAGAAGACGAGGCTGCCGCTGGAGATCGATGTGGACACCAAGGTGGGGGTAAAGATGGGAGGTTGGAAGACGAAGAAAATGAGGATCCAGGTTCGGTGCGAGGGGATCGACGTGGGCGTCCCCAAGGGGAAGGCGGCGCCGGCGGTGTCCTCCCCCACCGCCGCCTGCAAAGTCAAGCTCCGAGTCAAGATCTGGAAGTGGACCATCCCTTAG
- the LOC135643522 gene encoding WD-40 repeat-containing protein MSI4-like isoform X1 — translation MVVKGRRKKLASRLLTEEDEGYLKWKGRIPLIYDWFTNDNLSWPSLSCRWGQQLEEKAYKNIQRLYLSERTDGTYPNTLVVANCEVVKPRTAAAEHISVFDEESQSPYVKKIKTIIHPGEVNRIRELPQNSNIVATHTDSPEVLIWDVDAQPDCGDDLGAADSHPNLILTGHQSNAEYALAMCNYEALVLSGGRDNLVVLWCIRDHVSSLANTTSLGVPMGSPRHMQSVNASEDKISDSPTVAPRSIFHGHTDTVEDVQFCHFSPQEFCSVGDDSCLILWDARAGRSPALKVEKAHDGDINCVDWSPHDENFLLTGSADSSVKIFDRRNLTSGGAGSSLHTFQHHKAAVLCVQWSPDKSSVFGSAGEDNLVNIWDYAKVGASYEHFLRTPTAPPGLFFQHAGHRDKVVDFHWNATEPWTIASVSDDCARVNGGGTLQVWRMSDLIHRHEDEVLAELEMRYRHED, via the exons ATGGTGGTAAAAGGGCGGAGGAAGAAGTTGGCGTCTCGGCTGTTGACGGAGGAGGACGAGGGGTACCTGAAGTGGAAGGGTCGCATACCTCTGATCTACGACTGGTTCACCAACGACAACCTTTCTTGGCCCTCCCTCTCCTGCCG GTGGGGTCAACAACTTGAGGAAAAGGCATATAAGAACATACAACGTCTCTATCTTTCTGAACGG ACTGATGGAACTTATCCAAACACACTTGTTGTAGCAAACTGTGAAGTTGTGAAACCAAGGACTGCAGCTGCAGAGCACATATCTGTG TTTGATGAAGAATCACAATCTCCCTATGTGAAAAAGATTAAAACAATTATTCATCCTGGTGAG GTTAACAGAATCAGAGAACTTCCTCAAAATAGTAACATAGTTGCAACACATACTGACAGTCCTGAA GTACTTATTTGGGATGTTGATGCACAGCCTGATTGTGGTGATGATCTTGGAGCTGCAGATTCCCATCCAAATTTG ATATTAACAGGACATCAAAGTAATGCAGAATATGCTCTTGCCATGTGCAATTATGAAGCCCTTGTACTTTCTGGAG GGAGGGACAATTTAGTGGTTTTATGGTGCATACGTGATCATGTATCTTCTTTAGCAAATACTACATCTCTTGGGGTGCCCATGGGAAGCCCGAGGCATATGCAATCTGTGAACGCCAGTGAAGATAAGATTTCAGACAGTCCAACTGTTGCACCACGAAGTATATTCCATGGGCATACAGATACTGTTGAAGATGTGCAGTTCTGCCATTTTAG TCCACAGGAATTTTGTAGCGTAGGTGATGACTCTTGCCTTATTCTGTGGGATGCTCGTGCTGGGAGAAGTCCTGCCCTCAAG GTTGAGAAAGCTCATGATGGTGACATTAATTGTGTTGATTGGAGTCCTCATgatgaaaattttctcttaaCTGG GTCTGCAGACTCTTCTGTTAAAATATTCGACCGGCGCAACCTGACTTCTGGTGGTGCAGGGTCATCTTTACACACTTTTCAACATCATAAAGCCGCTGTTCTTTGTGTGCAG TGGTCTCCAGATAAATCATCAGTTTTTGGAAGTGCTGGAGAGGATAATCTCGTAAACATTTGGGACTATGCAAAG GTTGGCGCAAGTTATGAACATTTTCTGAGGACGCCTACTGCCCCGCCTGGTCTATTCTTTCAACATGCAGGGCACAG GGATAAAGTTGTGGACTTCCATTGGAATGCAACTGAACCATGGACCATAGCCAGCGTTTCCGATGATTGTGCAAGAGTCAATGGAGGTGGGACTTTACAG GTGTGGCGCATGAGTGATCTGATCCACAGGCATGAGGATGAGGTACTGGCGGAGCTGGAGATGAGGTACAGGCATGAGGATTAA
- the LOC135643522 gene encoding WD-40 repeat-containing protein MSI4-like isoform X2, whose product MVVKGRRKKLASRLLTEEDEGYLKWKGRIPLIYDWFTNDNLSWPSLSCRWGQQLEEKAYKNIQRLYLSERTDGTYPNTLVVANCEVVKPRTAAAEHISVFDEESQSPYVKKIKTIIHPGEMKCWLVFLVVAQVLIWDVDAQPDCGDDLGAADSHPNLILTGHQSNAEYALAMCNYEALVLSGGRDNLVVLWCIRDHVSSLANTTSLGVPMGSPRHMQSVNASEDKISDSPTVAPRSIFHGHTDTVEDVQFCHFSPQEFCSVGDDSCLILWDARAGRSPALKVEKAHDGDINCVDWSPHDENFLLTGSADSSVKIFDRRNLTSGGAGSSLHTFQHHKAAVLCVQWSPDKSSVFGSAGEDNLVNIWDYAKVGASYEHFLRTPTAPPGLFFQHAGHRDKVVDFHWNATEPWTIASVSDDCARVNGGGTLQVWRMSDLIHRHEDEVLAELEMRYRHED is encoded by the exons ATGGTGGTAAAAGGGCGGAGGAAGAAGTTGGCGTCTCGGCTGTTGACGGAGGAGGACGAGGGGTACCTGAAGTGGAAGGGTCGCATACCTCTGATCTACGACTGGTTCACCAACGACAACCTTTCTTGGCCCTCCCTCTCCTGCCG GTGGGGTCAACAACTTGAGGAAAAGGCATATAAGAACATACAACGTCTCTATCTTTCTGAACGG ACTGATGGAACTTATCCAAACACACTTGTTGTAGCAAACTGTGAAGTTGTGAAACCAAGGACTGCAGCTGCAGAGCACATATCTGTG TTTGATGAAGAATCACAATCTCCCTATGTGAAAAAGATTAAAACAATTATTCATCCTGGTGAG ATGAAATGTTGGCTGGTCTTCCTGGTGGTGGCACAGGTACTTATTTGGGATGTTGATGCACAGCCTGATTGTGGTGATGATCTTGGAGCTGCAGATTCCCATCCAAATTTG ATATTAACAGGACATCAAAGTAATGCAGAATATGCTCTTGCCATGTGCAATTATGAAGCCCTTGTACTTTCTGGAG GGAGGGACAATTTAGTGGTTTTATGGTGCATACGTGATCATGTATCTTCTTTAGCAAATACTACATCTCTTGGGGTGCCCATGGGAAGCCCGAGGCATATGCAATCTGTGAACGCCAGTGAAGATAAGATTTCAGACAGTCCAACTGTTGCACCACGAAGTATATTCCATGGGCATACAGATACTGTTGAAGATGTGCAGTTCTGCCATTTTAG TCCACAGGAATTTTGTAGCGTAGGTGATGACTCTTGCCTTATTCTGTGGGATGCTCGTGCTGGGAGAAGTCCTGCCCTCAAG GTTGAGAAAGCTCATGATGGTGACATTAATTGTGTTGATTGGAGTCCTCATgatgaaaattttctcttaaCTGG GTCTGCAGACTCTTCTGTTAAAATATTCGACCGGCGCAACCTGACTTCTGGTGGTGCAGGGTCATCTTTACACACTTTTCAACATCATAAAGCCGCTGTTCTTTGTGTGCAG TGGTCTCCAGATAAATCATCAGTTTTTGGAAGTGCTGGAGAGGATAATCTCGTAAACATTTGGGACTATGCAAAG GTTGGCGCAAGTTATGAACATTTTCTGAGGACGCCTACTGCCCCGCCTGGTCTATTCTTTCAACATGCAGGGCACAG GGATAAAGTTGTGGACTTCCATTGGAATGCAACTGAACCATGGACCATAGCCAGCGTTTCCGATGATTGTGCAAGAGTCAATGGAGGTGGGACTTTACAG GTGTGGCGCATGAGTGATCTGATCCACAGGCATGAGGATGAGGTACTGGCGGAGCTGGAGATGAGGTACAGGCATGAGGATTAA